A segment of the Oscillospiraceae bacterium genome:
TGTTGACAGTGATTTACACATTCACTCAAAGCTTTCAGATTGTTCTAAGGATGACGGACAGACAACGGAAAGAATTTTGAAGTATGCAAAGGACAATGGGTTAAAAACTGTATGTGTAACCGATCATTTTTGGGATGAGAGTGTTGAAACTGATGACAATTGGTATAGACCGCAGAATTATCAGCATGTGGTACAGTCGAAGCCGTTGCCGCAGACAGAGGGTGTTCGTTTTCTTTTCGGCTGTGAAACTGAGCTTAACAGGTTTCTGACATTGGGAATTTCTCCTGAAAAGTATGATTTATTTGATTTTATAATTGCACCTACTACGCATATGCATAATACATATGCTTTGCTTGAAGAAGAGCTTGTTGATGCAAAAAGCAGGGCTAAAGCTTGGGTAAAACGTCTGGATGCAGTGCTTAATATGGATTTGCCTTTCCATAAAGTCGGCATTCCTCATTTGACCTGCGGATTGATAGCGCCTACAAGAGAGGAGCTATTGGAGGTATTTACATTATTACCCCAAGAGGAGCTTATAAGACTGTTTACCAAGGCAGCAAAGCTTGGTGTAGGAATAGAACTGAATTCTTACGATATGGACTTTAAGGACGAAGAAGCGGATACCGTTTTGAGAATTTACAGAATAGCTAAGAAGTGTAACTGTAAGTTCTATTGTGGAAGTGATGCACATCATCCCGAAACGCTTGATAATGCAAAAAGAATTTTTGAAAGAGCAATAGACTTACTTGAGCTTACTGAAGATGATAAATTTATAATTTAAAAGATAAGAGCAAGAATGGAAGGGATATCCTTTTATTCTTGCTCTTTTTTATTGTGAAAACAACAAGGTTCTGGGGTAGGCGTTGTATCCGTAAGGATACAACGCCAGTTTTATTCGCGGTGAGTTATACTATCAAGTGCAACAGTTAAATAAAAAAAGACAGCTCATATAAATCTATGGTATAATGTAAATGCGACTAAACAAAAACCAAGGAGAATTCATATGAGCTACACCCATCTTACCATAGAAGAACGCTGTTGTCTACGAGAATATTATCTAAAAGGATATAGTTACCGAAAAATTGCTGAGTTAATAGGCCGAAATGTAAGTACGGTTAGTAGAGAAATAAATAGAAATCGAACACATATGTACGATATACCAACATATTATCCATATACCGCACAAAAGAAATACCTACTAAGGCGGTCATATTGTCATAGGGGTATGTTTCAAGATCCTGTAAAATTAGAATATATTAAGGAAAAGCTTCTGCTTACTTGGTCGCCA
Coding sequences within it:
- a CDS encoding PHP domain-containing protein: MKFIVDSDLHIHSKLSDCSKDDGQTTERILKYAKDNGLKTVCVTDHFWDESVETDDNWYRPQNYQHVVQSKPLPQTEGVRFLFGCETELNRFLTLGISPEKYDLFDFIIAPTTHMHNTYALLEEELVDAKSRAKAWVKRLDAVLNMDLPFHKVGIPHLTCGLIAPTREELLEVFTLLPQEELIRLFTKAAKLGVGIELNSYDMDFKDEEADTVLRIYRIAKKCNCKFYCGSDAHHPETLDNAKRIFERAIDLLELTEDDKFII